The Eurosta solidaginis isolate ZX-2024a chromosome 4, ASM4086904v1, whole genome shotgun sequence genome includes a window with the following:
- the LOC137249383 gene encoding ribosomal RNA small subunit methyltransferase NEP1, with translation MDKNKIRQTNDKGVRRKRKFQGPVGADDTEFDLKKKHLEDHHLRALEKRLIIVLEGAQLETVKVGKVFELLNSDDHQNIIRKNNRDLAKCRPDITHDCLKALFDSPLNRAGLLQVYVRTEKNVLIEINPQTRIPRTFKRFAGLMVQLLHKFNVRANDTSAILMKVIKNPVTDHLPVGCKKYAMSFSGKLVANCRDLVPRIQKDGKDTEEPAEEPIVLVVGAFAHGVLKTDYAEGLISISNYPLSAAIACVKLCSAFEEVWGVV, from the exons ATGGACAAAAATAAAATTAGGCAGACAAATGATAAAGGCGTCAGGCGAAAACGCAAATTCCAGGGGCCTGTTGGAGCGGATGACACCGAGTTTGATTTGAAGAAGAAACACTTGGAGGACCATCATTTACGGGCATTGGAAAAACGCCTCATAATTGTACTAGAAGGAGCGCAACTAGAAACAGTAAAG GTTGGCAAAGTATTTGAATTACTTAATTCAGACGATCACCAAAATATCATTCGCAAAAATAATCGTGATCTTGCAAAATGTCGTCCCGATATCACACATGATTGCTTGAAAGCACTCTTCGATTCACCTCTAAATCGCGCCGGTTTGTTGCAGGTGTATGTGCGCACTGAAAAAAATGTACTCATTGAAATCAATCCACAAACACGTATACCGCGCACATTTAAACGTTTTGCCGGCTTAATGGTACAATTATTGCATAAATTTAATGTGCGTGCTAATGATACCTCTGCCATTTTGATGAAAGTTATCAAGAATCCTGTTACAGATCATTTGCCTGTGGGTTGTAAAAAATATGCGATGTCATTCTCAGGCAAACTTGTAGCAAATTGCCGTGATTTAGTGCCGAGGATACAAAAAGATGGGAAAGATACAGAAGAACCGGCTGAAGAGCCAATAGTGCTAGTTGTAGGCGCTTTCGCGCATGGTGTACTGAAGACAGACTACGCTGAGGGTTTGATATCAATTAGCAATTATCCATTATCGGCAGCAATTGCGTGTGTCAAGTTGTGTAGTGCCTTTGAGGAGGTTTGGGGAGTTGTATAA